Proteins encoded by one window of Acetivibrio thermocellus ATCC 27405:
- a CDS encoding accessory gene regulator ArgB-like protein: MRFINALSYKSADYLMRQMNGNHESRRVYYYGFQIVIGALFKGLLLLLLAFITGTMLPALTIVAAFVILRSIAGGYHMKTYGKCIAASLGMIILAALISKYTAHMLNQISLIAIVVLSFVFSSASLIKWAPADNPNRPITDKKEIKKFRILSMIYIVIWLVLSLTLVYFKQNMFVLALCLGVILEVFSITPAGIRFFKMIEKGMDSVKNDINRHSSK; encoded by the coding sequence ATGAGGTTCATTAATGCTTTATCATACAAGAGTGCCGACTACTTAATGAGGCAGATGAATGGCAATCATGAAAGCAGAAGGGTTTACTACTATGGCTTTCAGATTGTGATAGGTGCGCTGTTTAAAGGCTTGTTACTTCTGCTGTTGGCCTTTATAACCGGTACAATGCTTCCGGCTTTGACGATAGTAGCGGCATTTGTAATACTAAGGTCAATTGCCGGGGGATACCATATGAAGACATACGGAAAATGTATAGCGGCCTCTTTGGGTATGATTATTCTTGCGGCACTGATTTCCAAATATACAGCTCATATGTTGAATCAAATTTCGTTAATAGCGATCGTAGTACTATCATTTGTCTTTTCATCAGCTTCTCTCATAAAATGGGCTCCTGCCGATAATCCGAACAGACCGATTACCGACAAAAAAGAAATCAAAAAGTTTAGGATACTGTCAATGATTTATATTGTAATTTGGCTTGTTTTGAGTCTGACTTTGGTTTATTTCAAGCAAAATATGTTTGTGCTGGCACTTTGCCTGGGAGTGATTTTAGAAGTCTTTTCAATAACACCTGCAGGAATAAGATTTTTTAAAATGATTGAGAAGGGCATGGATTCGGTAAAAAATGATATAAACAGGCACTCCTCAAAATGA